ACGGTCGGATCGGCCACGGCCGCGTCGACCGCGGCGGCGAGCAGCCCCGAGAGCTCCAGGTTCATCGCGTTGCGGCGTGCCGGGTGCGACAGCGTGAGGAGCGCGACGCCGTCGGTGGTCGCGCTGTGGACAGTGATGTCGGCCATGGCCGCATCCTGCCCCAGCCCCGGCTACCGTCCGGTACATGTCCCTCTCCGTGCCCGAGAGCGCCGTCCGGCCCGCCTCGCACCCCGACACGCCCCCGCCCGGCACCCGGCTGCCGGCCCACTACGAGGGCTGCTTCGGCTGCGGGAACCTCGAGGGCGGCATGCGGATGAGCTTCGTCGTCGCCGAGGACCTGGCGGTCACCAGCACGTTCGCCGTGCAGCGCCACCACCAGGGCGCGCCCGGCATCGCGCACGGCGGGGTCGTCTCGGCCGCGTTCGACGAGGCGCTCGGGCTGCTCGCCGTGCACCACCGCGAGCCGTCCGTCACCGCGAGCCTGCAGACCCAGTTCCGCAAGCCCGTGCCGGTCGGCTCCGTGCTGCACCTGCGCACCCGGATCGTCGGGCGCGAGGGCCGGAAGATCTGGTGCGAGGGCGAGGCCCGGCTGGACGCGCCCGACGGTCCGCTGGCGGCCACGGCGTCGGCGCTGTTCGTCGTCGTACCGATGACGCACTTCGCCGAGCACGGCACCCCCGAGTAGCCGGTGTGGCGGAACTGGGCCGGCAACCAGCGCACCGACCCGGTGCGCACGGTGGTGGCGCGCGACGCCGGTGACGTCGTCGACGCGGTGCGGGCGGCGCGCCGCGACGGGCTGCGGGTCACCGCGCTCGGCTCCGGGCACTCGTTCACCGCGATCGGGGCACCGCTCGGGGTCGCCGTGCGGGCCCCGGCCGACCCGGCCGCGGTACGCGTCGACGGCGAGCTCGTCACGGTGCCGGCCGGGCTGCCCCTGCACGCGCTCAACGCGCTGCTCTGGGAGCACGGGCGCGCCCTGCCCAAC
This sequence is a window from Pseudonocardia petroleophila. Protein-coding genes within it:
- a CDS encoding PaaI family thioesterase, with amino-acid sequence MSLSVPESAVRPASHPDTPPPGTRLPAHYEGCFGCGNLEGGMRMSFVVAEDLAVTSTFAVQRHHQGAPGIAHGGVVSAAFDEALGLLAVHHREPSVTASLQTQFRKPVPVGSVLHLRTRIVGREGRKIWCEGEARLDAPDGPLAATASALFVVVPMTHFAEHGTPE